Within the Scytonema millei VB511283 genome, the region TGTTGCAAGTGCTGAAAAAAGAAGCAACTGTGAATTTAGAAATTTTCTTTGCCAAAGAAGAGTACCAACGGGCTGACTTAATTAAAAAGATGGACATGAGAGCGCGGGAACTTTTCTTAACTAATATTGGTGACTTTGAACTTTTTCCTAAGTGGGTATCGTCGCGTCTTAAATCGCAAGTTGAGTTTAAAACTTCTGGTTTATTTGAATTTGAGAGTCCCGAAGTAGCAGAAGAGTTTGTCGATCAGGCAGTCACGTATGTTAAACAGAGGGCAGATAGTTTATTAAGCAGCGTCCGCGCTCGCACGAGTCAAGAAATCGAACAGGCGCGTCAAAGCCTATTAGAGCTTCTAGAACAAGAAACAAAGCCAATTATTGAAGGAGCTTGTCAGCGATTAAATGAAGCTTTCAACTTAGATTTATCTCTGCCGACAATGCAGTGGGAGTCTTTTGAGACAATGGGTTTTGTCAGACCTCCAGTTAAAAGGCAAAGTCGATTTGTCGATCGCGGTAATGTGGAAGTATTAAGAAATCAGCGTCAGTGGTGGCATTGGTTGTGGATAGTTCCCGTAGAAGTCAAAGTTCAGATCCGACGACCGCGAGTGATTGAAGATTACTATACTGTATCTTTAAATACGCTAATTGCCAAAGTGAATCAATCGATTGAAGGCAGTATTGATAATATTAACTTGGAGATCGAGAAATATCTCGATAAAGATTTTCAGCAAAGAGTAGATGTATTTTTTGCAAATCTCGATACCTTTCTCCACAATTATAGAGATAATTTAAGTCAAGCTCAGGCAGATCAAAAACTATCTCTAGAAGAGAAAGAAAAATTGGTAGAAGAATTGAGTTTTCTTCTACCTGAAGCCACAGCGCAAATCCAAACCGCAGAGACCTATATTGAATATACAGACCAAATGCTGAGTGACTAGTGCAAGAGGACAAGGTGGACAACCTAGACAAGGGAGACAAGGGGATAATTCTAGCCACTAATCACCAGCCACCAGTCACTCACCCGACTGCCTCATTTTGCAGTAGCGCTATTACCCGTTTGTTTTTGTGCTTGTTGCAAATGCTCTTGCACTGTGGGTAAGACTTTAGCAGCAAAAGCTTTTAAATCTGGGTCTTGACCTTGTTTCGCCTGCTGGCTGAATAAAGCTTCTTGCTGGGCGTGGGCTTTAACTCCTGCCTCGTTCATATATGCCTTATCAAAAGCGCTGCCAGAAAGCTTTGATAGCTTTGCCCGTACAGCTTCATTTTTTTGACCGATCGTTTTTGGTGGAGTTACACCTTTTTGTTTTGCCAAAGCCATTAGCTCTTGATTAACTTTAGTATGCTCGTCAATCATCTGCTGAGCATAATCTTTTACCTCTTGGCTAGAGGCGCGTTGCAAGGCAAGTTTTCCGAGTTGGACTTCTGCCATTCCCCCTTGGGCTGCTTCAGCAATAAACTGCCGATCTTGAGTGCTGAGTTGCTGATTTTGCCCTGTTGTACTGGGTTGAGTCTGAGTTGAATCGCGATTAGGTTGGTTGATGCTGGGATTCGACTCAGTTGCACCTGGTTTAGAGCGAGTTGCATCAGGAACAGGTTGCGTCGTTGTCCCAGGAGAAGACTGAGTTGGAGATTGACTCGATTGTGCTAAGGTTTTGTATTCTAAAGAGACAAACAACCCGACTGCCACAAGAGCAGCAGAGACAATTTTACGTTGCATTGTTACTAAACTTCCTTGCTTTGTAATGCTTATGTATTCCTCACACCCTCAGTCATGCCGTCAAGAGACTGACAGATCGCGGGTGTTTGTTAAGCGATTGTTAAAGATGCGGCGATCGCATTTGACTAGTACATCTGCTTCGCTCACACCTATTCTCTATTTGCAATCTCCCAGCGATCGCCAACCTCTACCTGAAGAGTCATTCGTCATTCGTCATTCGTCATTCGTCATTTGTTATATTGACTACAAAAAATCAGTTATCAGTTATCAGTTATCAGTTATCAGTTATCAGGGAGCAGGGAGCAGGGAGCAGGGAGCAGGGGGAAGAAAGCTGAGGGAGCTGAGGGAGCAACAACCGTCTTCACGTAGCTTGCTTCCCCGAAGGGGTAGTGTAGCGAGCGCGTTTACCGTTAACCGTCAACAATCAACAATCAACTACCAACTACCACGTAACAACAACGAATTTAAGATGTCAGCTACTAAGTCTTGGTTCCAACCCATCGATCGCGTGGCGATCGCCCTGATATTCATTCTCAGTCTGCTGATTGGACTGTTGGTGTGGCGCGGGGATACAGTTGCACCCAAAGTGAGAGATTTTAGTTGGCAAGCTAAACAGATCGGTGCTGGCGATCGCTCTTTTAGCCTCACGTTTAGCCGTCCGATGAATACTAACAGCGTCGAGGCAAACTTACAAATCGATCCGCCACTACCAGGTAAAGTCAGTTGGGCAGGACGACGGTTAGCGTATACTTTGCTAGAACCAGCACCCTATGGCGCGACGTATCGCGTGCAGTTACGCTTTGCAAGGGATAAGTTTACACCTGAAACAGATCTGGGGCGGATG harbors:
- a CDS encoding DUF4142 domain-containing protein, whose protein sequence is MQRKIVSAALVAVGLFVSLEYKTLAQSSQSPTQSSPGTTTQPVPDATRSKPGATESNPSINQPNRDSTQTQPSTTGQNQQLSTQDRQFIAEAAQGGMAEVQLGKLALQRASSQEVKDYAQQMIDEHTKVNQELMALAKQKGVTPPKTIGQKNEAVRAKLSKLSGSAFDKAYMNEAGVKAHAQQEALFSQQAKQGQDPDLKAFAAKVLPTVQEHLQQAQKQTGNSATAK